DNA from Kineosporiaceae bacterium:
ATCGGAGGTGAATGCGTCGGGAACGCGGGCTGTGCTCATCGGCAGTCCGGTAGGTTAGTGAAGATGTACTCGGATGCGTTTCCTCGGACCGAGCCGGTTCCACCAACATTGTTGCGCCGCGTCAGCTCGATGCGTGTGTCTCCCTTGTCGAAGAGCTGCGCGATAGAGGAGTGGGCGGCGTTGGTGAGAATGTAGAACGCACCCCGCTCCTTGATTGCATCCACCAGGTCGCTGAGGCGATGCTGATCTTCAAAGGAAAAGAGCTTCTGATTGTACTTTACGAAGCCATTATTGTTGTGGGCAACCGTGTATGGAGGATCCAAGAAGACAAGGTCTCCATCCGTAACGTTGTCGATGCATTCCGCGAAGTCTGCAACGCGTAGTTCTGTTCCCTGGAGTGGCGCGGAGACCGCGCGGAGCCATTTACGATTCGGGATGTGTTCCTTCTCGCGACTACCATAGGGGACGTTGTATATCCCTTTGAGGTTGACTCGATAAATTCCATTAAAGGACGTAGCGTTCAGGAAAATGAATCGGGCCGCTCGACCCTTCGCTGTGCGCGGCTTGGAGTCGCGGAGATGGTAGTAATACTCGGGAGTGTTTCGATGCGTGCGCAAAATGTCGGCAACACCCTCTGGATCGTCGCGAATCTGCTGGTAGGTCTCGACAAGTTCCGCGTTGAGGTCCGCAAGGTATGACTTTCCTGAGGGGAGTATTCCGAGAAACACCGAGGCGCCACCAAGAAACGGCTCGTGGTAATTCTTAAATGAAGTCGAGTTCAACATTTGTCGCAACGTGGGGACAAGCCAGCGCTTCCCGCCCGCCCATCGCAGTACCGGCTGCGCTCCTGAGCCGAGGGGAACACCGTTGCCGGTCATTCGGCGATGCTAGCCGATCCCGTTGATCGAGTCAGGACGATGGAGACTGATGTCGCATGACCGTCAGCGGCGCGAAGCGCCATATCCTGCCGGTCGGCCAAACGCCATCCGAGCTGCCAGCCTCGCTGGTCCGGCTCTGACGGATTGCCTGAAAGGACCGGCCGGCAGCCACTCCTGCAGCGCCACTCGTAGAGCCGCTCGGCCGACGGTGGCTTCGTGTAGTTGCTGTCGCGGCTCACGCGTCGGCCATCTCGGCGGCGCTGCTGCACGCTGACGAGTCCGAAGCGGTCGTCACCGCGGCGTGGCTGCACGACATAGGTATGACCTCGGAAAGGACGCAGACTCGGACAAGGGTTGTGCCGCAGAGCGCTTGCGAGCTGACCCGACACCCATGCAGTGAATCGGTTCGGTTGAGTGGTCTATGCATTGGGTGCTCGGCCAACGCAGGTTTGCGAGCTCTGCGACTTTGAGCGGGTGTCGTGAGGGCGTAGGGGCTCGTGGCCCCGTCATGCTGACCGCGGCCGAGCGCCGCGAGGTCGCCGAGCCGCTTCGGCGGGGCCCGAAAGCAGGCTGAGCTGTCACCGAAACACCCACCGCCGCCCAGGCGACTGAGCGGGTTGCGATCCCGGTACTCCTCCCTCCCCAGCTCCGAGGCTATTCTCGGGCGCTTGCGGCGACGGTGAGGCCATGATGGTTACTCTCCGTAGCAGAGCTACGGATCAAGAGGCCGGTTCAGCCGGAGACCGACTGTTGTTCATTGCTAACCCCTGTTCATGCATAATGAACGAGTGCCTTTATTGAACGATGTGGATGTGGTGGATCGCGCGCTGGCTGGCCTGGCCGACGTGGGACTCCGAGCGGTCCGGCGAGGTGAGGGAGTGGTGGTCCACGCCGGGGATGGCGCGCACCGCAGGTACCGGCTCGTGGTTCGTGATCGGATGACGGCGCCGGTGGCGGGGGCGATCGAGGCACCTGGTGAGGCGTCGGGTGCGGCGACGTTGGTGGTGGCACCGTTCGTTCCGGAGCCGGCGGCTGTGGTGTTGCGTGGGCGGGGTGTGGACTATGTGGATGCCGCCGGGAACGTGTCGTTGCGCTGGGGCGGCGTCTGGATCGACGTTCGTGGACGGCGCCGGGTCATGGCCGATGTCCCGGTGACCGCGCCGAGCGCGCGGCGTCCGTTCACGCGTTCGGGGGCGCAGGTGACCTTCTGTCTGTTGTCCTGGCCGCAGCTGTGCGCGACGAGTGTGCGCGAGATCGCCGCGGCCAGTGGGACGGCGGTGGGCACGGCACAGGCTGTACTGCAGGACCTGATCACGGGTGGCTACCTGGTCGGGGCCGGCGCCGGGCGGCGCTTGGTGCGTGGCGGGGAATTGCTGACCCGGTGGGCGGAGGCCTATGCCCTGTCGCTCTACGCCTCGCTCGAGTTGGGCACGTACCACGCCGAGGACCCGCGCTGGTGGACCGATGCCGGCGAGGAGTTGCTCGACGCGGGGGTCGATCTGGGGGGTGAGGCGGCCGCGTCGCGGATGGATGCGCATCTGCGCCCCAGCGGGGCGATCCTCTACGCCGAGACAGTCCCGGCGGGCGTGCTGGCCGCCCATCGGTGCCGCCGCGTCCAGCGACCTGACGAGGCAAACGTGGTGGTGCGCAGGCGGTTCTGGACCGTCCCGCAGGAGTCGGATCCGACGGAACCGCAGGGGTTGGCGCCCTCGGTGTTGGTCTACGCCGATCTGCTGGTCTCGGGAGATCCCCGTCAGCGCGAACACGCTCTGCGAGTGAGGAGTGGTGATGCTCGACTGCGTCGGCTCGACGGAAGCTGACCTCCTGCTGGAGGCGCAGGCCCTCGGCCGACTCACCGCTGCCCTGGGCGCCC
Protein-coding regions in this window:
- a CDS encoding Dam family site-specific DNA-(adenine-N6)-methyltransferase — encoded protein: MTGNGVPLGSGAQPVLRWAGGKRWLVPTLRQMLNSTSFKNYHEPFLGGASVFLGILPSGKSYLADLNAELVETYQQIRDDPEGVADILRTHRNTPEYYYHLRDSKPRTAKGRAARFIFLNATSFNGIYRVNLKGIYNVPYGSREKEHIPNRKWLRAVSAPLQGTELRVADFAECIDNVTDGDLVFLDPPYTVAHNNNGFVKYNQKLFSFEDQHRLSDLVDAIKERGAFYILTNAAHSSIAQLFDKGDTRIELTRRNNVGGTGSVRGNASEYIFTNLPDCR